Proteins found in one Candidatus Bathyarchaeum sp. genomic segment:
- a CDS encoding ATP-dependent 6-phosphofructokinase — protein MNRIGLVTSGGDAPGMNATIRAVTRVACSKRLEVLGFERGWDGIISNKFRVLTPRNVGGILHVGGTILRTSRSPEFRTHEGMKKAAENLAEDGVEGLVVVGGDGSMHGGLALSEVSDVAVVGIPATIDNDVYGTEETIGFDTAVNTAINEIDKIRDTANAHERVFVVEVMGRKRGFLALTIGLTVGAEVILVPEVDFTVKEVVETLKINRAIGKKSGIIVAAEGIGDTRKLISEIEKIDDTEVRLSVMGYAQRGGNPSARSRLLANLFADKAVTLLKNNERNKMVALQNSKVTSISLQEVISNNKQLDLYLMQLAKTLSI, from the coding sequence ATGAACAGAATTGGTTTAGTTACAAGCGGTGGAGACGCACCTGGAATGAACGCAACCATACGAGCTGTTACTCGTGTTGCTTGCTCTAAACGCTTAGAAGTTTTAGGTTTTGAGCGGGGATGGGATGGCATAATTTCAAACAAATTTAGAGTGCTAACTCCTCGTAATGTCGGGGGGATTCTTCATGTTGGAGGAACCATTTTGCGAACATCCCGCAGTCCTGAATTTCGAACCCATGAAGGTATGAAAAAAGCTGCAGAAAACCTTGCTGAAGATGGTGTAGAAGGATTAGTAGTTGTTGGCGGGGATGGTTCCATGCATGGAGGATTGGCATTAAGTGAAGTTTCTGACGTGGCAGTTGTCGGGATTCCTGCAACTATAGATAACGATGTGTATGGAACTGAAGAAACAATTGGATTTGACACTGCAGTAAACACGGCAATTAATGAGATCGACAAAATCCGGGATACTGCCAATGCGCATGAACGGGTTTTTGTTGTAGAGGTCATGGGTCGAAAACGGGGATTTTTGGCGTTGACTATTGGTTTGACTGTTGGGGCTGAGGTGATTTTAGTTCCTGAAGTTGATTTTACTGTTAAAGAAGTAGTTGAAACTTTAAAGATAAACAGGGCAATCGGAAAAAAATCCGGAATTATTGTCGCCGCAGAAGGAATTGGTGACACCCGTAAACTGATATCTGAAATTGAAAAAATTGACGACACAGAGGTCCGCTTAAGTGTAATGGGCTATGCTCAAAGAGGTGGAAACCCTTCAGCTCGAAGTAGGTTGTTAGCTAATTTGTTTGCTGATAAGGCGGTAACTTTGCTAAAGAACAACGAACGAAACAAAATGGTTGCATTACAGAACAGCAAAGTAACCAGCATAAGTTTACAAGAAGTTATCTCAAACAATAAACAACTTGACTTGTATTTAATGCAGTTAGCA